TCGAACTGAGCGTCTTGTACGAAATGGTGCCGATACAGCGCTGCAGTTCGTTGAACCGCAATACCGGCTTATACAACGCCAGCCAGTAGAGAATAATCATTTTGTATTTGCCGTTGATCACCGACAGGGTGTAGCCATAACCGGTGTCTTCAAGGCTGATGCCCGTTGGGCTGCAGTGGGATTCGGCGGTCATTTACACTTTCTCCAGGGTAAGTATGTGTCGTGACTGTGCGTATTTTACATTCTGTCAGCATACCCTAAGATGCGTCGAAACACCTGACTGGAGAACTCAGTATGAAAACCTTGGTGGTCGTGACCCATCCCGATATGGCGAACTCGGTGGTCAATAAACGTTGGCTGGAGGAACTGCGTCGCTATCCGGCGCTGTATACCGTGCACGAACTGCATCAGGCCTATCCGGACTGGCAGATCGACGTCGCCAAAGAACAGCAGTTGATTGAAGCCCATGACAACATCGTGCTGCAGTTCCCGATTTACTGGTTCAGCAGCCCGCCGCTGCTGAAAAAATGGCTGGACGACGTGCTCACCTACGGCTGGGCCTACGGTTCCCGCAGCGGCTATAAGATGCAGAACAAGAAACTGGCGCTGGCGGTCACGGCGGGCGTGCGCGCAGAAGATTACGCGCGTGAAGGGCGTTATCGCTACTCGCTGGAGGAAATCTTCCGGCCGTTTGAAGTCACCGCCGGTTACGTGCGGGCCGACTATGCTTCGTTCTTTGCCTTTTACGGCAAGGAAGCCGCTTCGGACGGGGCGGCAGAGCAGGTTCAGCAGCACGAGCTGGACAGCAGCGCGCAGGGCTATCGGGCATTTCTCGCTGCCCTGAATTAACGACACGCCCCTGATGCGCCTGATAGTGCTGTTGCGAATGTCCGGGGAGGAATATGATTACCGTCTCCTATGACTCGCCGGTGATAACCCCATGCCTTCGGCCGAAACGTTTATTGCTTTTCTTGTTGCACTCACTCTCCTGGGCCAGACATGATGCTCACGCTGGCCCGGGGTATCGGCCTAGGCCGCCGTATCGCGCTGCTCAATTCTCTTCGTTATCTCGGTACTGACGCAGTCCGATTTGGTGGCGATATTGCCGGAGCGGCTGGTGCGCAACCACCCTTTATTGCAGCAACTCAAGCCGCCGTTGGCGGTGCCGGGTTTTGAAATGACTATGCTGTGGCACGAACGATCGCATCGGGATCCCGCTCACCAGTGGCTGCGCGAACATATCGTGCGTTTAGTGTGAGCGGAAACAGCGCGGGAAATTACATGAACAGGAAGCGGTCGGCCAGCGGAACGCCACGCTCAAGGCGCGGTGGCAACGCGTCGTCACGATCGTCAGGCTGGGCAGCCTGTGGTGCGGTGTCTTCGGCTTTTTCGATCATCAGCTCGCCGAGCAGGGCCAGAAAACGAGTGATCTTTTGCATATTCCCTCCGGGCAATGATTAACCTGAGGATGATAGTAATCGCCGCCTAACCGAATGGGAAAAACTTAAAACTCATATCCTAAGAACCGGATCGCATATCGCCTGACCGGGCGACGGTTACCCATCGCCCGGTGAATAGCTTAGAAGGTGACGTTAACCTTGGCCCACAGGGTGCGGCCCGGTTCATTCACCGCGCTGTTGGCCGAATAGCCGAAGGCGCTGTTGCCTGCCAGGTTGAGGTGCTCGCTGTAGGTCTTGTTCAGGATGTTATCCAGACCGGCGCTCAGCTTGACGTTTTTATTCACCTTGTAGGCGGCGTTGGCGGAGAGCACGCCGAAGCCGGCGCTTTCGGCAAAGTCTTTGCCCACCACGTTGCCTTCGTTGATCGCCACGCGGTTTTGGCTGCTGACCAGACGCCACAGGCCGGTGCCGCTCCAGTCGCCGTACTCGTAGGTCAGCCCCAGGCGCGCTTCCAGCGGCGGGATCTGCGGCAGCGGGCGGCCGTCGCGGGTGTTTTTACCCCAGGAGTAGGCCAGGCTGGCGTCGGTTTTCCAGTGTTCGCTCAGCTGGTAGCCCATGCCCATTTCGCCGCCCATGATGTTGGCGTTGACGTTGTCGGCCTGGCTGAGGCGCGCGTTGTGCGGAGCGTATTTGAACAGGATGAAATCATCGACGCGGCCCAGGTAAGCGGAGACCCAACCGTTGAAGCGCTTGCCGTTGTACTGCGCGCCGATATCAAGCTGCGTGGTTTTCTCGCTCTTGACGCTGGAGAACGGATCCTTGCTGCCGTTCGGGCCGAGCTTCGGCGAGAACAGCTCCCAGTAATCCGGGAAACGCTCGGTATAACCGACGCCGGCGTACAGCATCAGCGGCAGCTCGGCCAGCGTGTGCTCAAGGCGCATAAAGCCGCTCGGCAGGGTGTCGGAACGCTCCGCATCGCCGCCGTTGCGGAAGTTTTCCACCAGGGTGCGATCGAGACGCGCGCCGCCGATCAGTTTATCCTGTTCGCTGGTGGACCAGGTCAGTTCGCTGAAGGCGCCGTAGCTGTTGAACTGGGCGTCTTTTTCCCAGCTGCCGCGGCTCATGCTGCGATGGGTGTTGGTTTGGGTGTCCAGGCCGCTTTCCAGCTTCACGTCCTGCCACTGCCAGGTGCCCATCACGCGGCCGCCAACGGTACGGCGATCGAGCTGCATCGTCATGCCGGAGGACATCATATGCCCGCCATGGCCGCCCATGCTCATGCCGCTATGGCCGCCGTGCCCACCCATGCCGCCGCTGCCCGGCGAGCGCAGGGTGACGTTGTCCATCACGTGGTTGGCGTAGTTGTAGTAGACCTGCGCTTCCAGCTTATCCAGCACCTCGCCGATGTTGGATTTTTCCACCCGCATGCCCAGGCTTTCGCGTTTGAACTGCGAACCGTCCATGCTGCGGCCGGCATAGCGCGCTTCGCCGTTGCCGCGCCCCATGGTCACTTCCAGCAGCGTGTCGGCATCCGGCGTCCAGCCGAGCGCCAGATCGCCGTTCCACTTGTCCCAGCGCGACGGCACGCGCGTATTGGTGCCGTCCTGATAATCGTTGGAACGAGATTTGTTGGCCATCACCCGCAAGTAACCTTGCTCGGCGCCGAGGCTGGCGTCGATATTCTCGTCCCAGCGGCCGTTGGAGCCGGTCAGCACGCTGGCGTTGCCTTTGACGCCCGGCTTGTCGAAGCGTGGGCGTTCACGCTCAAAACGCACGGTGCCCGCCGACGATCCCGGCCCCCACAGCACCGTCTGCGGCCCTTTGGTGATGGTCAGCAGATCGAAACTTTCCGGCGAGATGTAAGAGGTGGGCGCATCCATTCTCGATGGGCAGGCGCCCAGCATTTCCGAACCGTCGGTGAGGATCTTCAACCGCGAACCGAACATGCCGCGGAACACCGGATCGCCGTTGGTGCCGCCGTTGCGGATCTGAGAAAAACCGGGAATGGTTTTCAGGTAGTCCGAGCCATCGCTGGCCGGCACCGGCTGACGCGGAGTTTTCGGTGACGTCACGATGGTCAGCGGAGAGTAGAGTGGTGCGGTGACGGTGATCACGTCGCCATCATTAACCTGTGTGTCGGCAGGGTGCTGATGCGCCTGCGCCGCGTGGCCAGCCAGCAGGAACAGCGGCATGGCGGCGGTGATGGCGCGGGCGGCGGCGTTCTTTTTATAAACGGGTTTAAACATCATCTTTCCTTAAGCTAACTCTTTTCCGTTCTTGGCCGAGGGATTATTCAGGCGTGGGGAGGCCTGGCGAAAATCACCATCGGTAAATACGGGGGGGTAATTCCCTGAACGCGGAAATAACCGGGCTAATAATGTCGTCTCGATGATTAACCATTGGGCGAATTAATTCCGCCGGGTTGAAGCGATCAACGGCAATACAGAGAACGGCAATGGGCTTATTGTTAAATCAGAGGAAAGAGACGGGCGGCGCGCGCGGCTGTAATTCGGTGTGAACGACGTGGGCAAACAGGGGAACGAGATAGTGGATCGGCGGCGGGCGTGAAGCCAGCGGCAGGGACCAGAACAGCGGGGCGTGGCTCACGTCCAGCAGCGGCGCATGCAACAACAGCACGCAGTAGCCGCAGGCGCTGTCGTCCATCATCATCGCCATGTTGTGGTGGCCGCCGCCGTGCTGCATCAGCGGCTGCGCGGCTTTTTCAGGTTCAGGCGGCGGCGAGTGCATCTCGTGATGTATCGGCATATCCATGCCGCAATCCGCCATGACGGTCGTTCCAGCACTTCCGGCGCGCGCATGCTCCAGGGATCGCGAGATCACCGGCGCAATGAACAACATCAGAATGGCAAACATCCCTAACCAGGCGGCGGCCCGATTTCGCGATGCATGGGGCTGAATTAACGACACAATCAACCTAAAAAAAGGGTTAACACAGGGTAGGGAATTGTACTGGTTTATGTCGAAATGTTAAAACCTTTTATTTCTGGTCAACGGCCTGTTGATGAATATATTATCGGACAAGCGCGTTAATTTTGACCAAAGGCTATTTTTATTGCGCCAATAACATAACGGGGAAAATATTAATGACGGAAGAACTGGCGAGCACGATTATTCCGCTTTATGACGCACATGCCGCCGCCTGGGAACGCCTCAGACCCACCACGCTGTTTGAGCGGCCGTGGCTCGACCGCTTTTTACAGCTTACCCCGGCCAATGCGCGGCTGCTCGATCTCGGCTGCGGCAATGGCGCGCCGATCGCCGCCTATTTTATCGAACAAGGGTATCGAGTCACCGGCATCGACGGTGCGCAGGCGATGATCGCGCGCTGCCGGCAGCGTTTTCCACAGCAGGAGTGGCGGCAGATGGATATGCGCCAGCTGAATCTGGCGACAAGATTCGACGGCCTGCTGGCCTGGGACAGCTTCTTCCATTTGGCGCGCGACGATCAGCGCCGCATGTTTCTACTGTTCAGGCGGCACGCCAAGCCGAATGCCGCACTGATGTTCACCAGCGGCCCTGAAGACGGCGTGGCGATCGGCAATTTCGAAGGCCAGCCGCTGTTTCACGCCAGCCTGGCGCCTGAGGAGTATACGCGCTTGCTGCAGGAGAACGGCTTCCGCGTGGTTGATCATGTGGTGGAAGATCCCGCCTGCGGGGGAAGAACGGTCTGGTTGGCGCAAAGCATTGAGTGACAATGTCACGTGCAGGTTCTTCGGAACCTGCACGTTAACGTTATTTAGCGCTGACGCGCCAAACGGTATTGCCCACATCATCCGCAATCAGCAGGGCGCCAGCCCTATCGACCGCTAATCCAACCGGTGCGCCATAGAGTTCCTTCTCGTCGTCGGAGACAAAGCCAGTGACCACCGCTTTGAGTTTACCGACCGGCTTGCCTTGCTCAAACGCCACGTAGCTGACCCGATAGCCGTTCAGCGGCGAGCGATCCCAGCTGCCGTGCTCGCTGACAAAGGCGCCGCCGCGATAGTCGGCCGGCAGAGCGCTCGCGGTGTAGAACAGCAGCCCCAGCGGCGCGACGTGCGAGCTGAGGGCGTAGTCCGGCTTGATGGCTTTCGCCACCAGATCCGGCCGCGCCGGCTGTACCCGACGATCGACGTGCTGGCCGAAATAGCTGTAAGGCCAGCCGTAGAAGCCGCCGTCCTGCACCGAGGTCAGGTAGTCCGGCACCAGATCGGCGCCGATCTCGTCACGCTCGTTGACAATCGCCCACAGCTTGCCGCT
Above is a window of Serratia nematodiphila DZ0503SBS1 DNA encoding:
- a CDS encoding TonB-dependent copper receptor encodes the protein MFKPVYKKNAAARAITAAMPLFLLAGHAAQAHQHPADTQVNDGDVITVTAPLYSPLTIVTSPKTPRQPVPASDGSDYLKTIPGFSQIRNGGTNGDPVFRGMFGSRLKILTDGSEMLGACPSRMDAPTSYISPESFDLLTITKGPQTVLWGPGSSAGTVRFERERPRFDKPGVKGNASVLTGSNGRWDENIDASLGAEQGYLRVMANKSRSNDYQDGTNTRVPSRWDKWNGDLALGWTPDADTLLEVTMGRGNGEARYAGRSMDGSQFKRESLGMRVEKSNIGEVLDKLEAQVYYNYANHVMDNVTLRSPGSGGMGGHGGHSGMSMGGHGGHMMSSGMTMQLDRRTVGGRVMGTWQWQDVKLESGLDTQTNTHRSMSRGSWEKDAQFNSYGAFSELTWSTSEQDKLIGGARLDRTLVENFRNGGDAERSDTLPSGFMRLEHTLAELPLMLYAGVGYTERFPDYWELFSPKLGPNGSKDPFSSVKSEKTTQLDIGAQYNGKRFNGWVSAYLGRVDDFILFKYAPHNARLSQADNVNANIMGGEMGMGYQLSEHWKTDASLAYSWGKNTRDGRPLPQIPPLEARLGLTYEYGDWSGTGLWRLVSSQNRVAINEGNVVGKDFAESAGFGVLSANAAYKVNKNVKLSAGLDNILNKTYSEHLNLAGNSAFGYSANSAVNEPGRTLWAKVNVTF
- a CDS encoding DUF2946 domain-containing protein is translated as MFAILMLFIAPVISRSLEHARAGSAGTTVMADCGMDMPIHHEMHSPPPEPEKAAQPLMQHGGGHHNMAMMMDDSACGYCVLLLHAPLLDVSHAPLFWSLPLASRPPPIHYLVPLFAHVVHTELQPRAPPVSFL
- a CDS encoding NAD(P)H-dependent oxidoreductase; amino-acid sequence: MKTLVVVTHPDMANSVVNKRWLEELRRYPALYTVHELHQAYPDWQIDVAKEQQLIEAHDNIVLQFPIYWFSSPPLLKKWLDDVLTYGWAYGSRSGYKMQNKKLALAVTAGVRAEDYAREGRYRYSLEEIFRPFEVTAGYVRADYASFFAFYGKEAASDGAAEQVQQHELDSSAQGYRAFLAALN
- a CDS encoding class I SAM-dependent DNA methyltransferase, with protein sequence MTEELASTIIPLYDAHAAAWERLRPTTLFERPWLDRFLQLTPANARLLDLGCGNGAPIAAYFIEQGYRVTGIDGAQAMIARCRQRFPQQEWRQMDMRQLNLATRFDGLLAWDSFFHLARDDQRRMFLLFRRHAKPNAALMFTSGPEDGVAIGNFEGQPLFHASLAPEEYTRLLQENGFRVVDHVVEDPACGGRTVWLAQSIE
- a CDS encoding winged helix-turn-helix transcriptional regulator — encoded protein: MTAESHCSPTGISLEDTGYGYTLSVINGKYKMIILYWLALYKPVLRFNELQRCIGTISYKTLSSTLKELEKDRLVVRKEYPQIPPKVEYSLSERGRSLIPVIDMMCHWGEQHRPEPPVP